A region of the Bacillus sp. NP247 genome:
AAAAGTCGTTTTAATAAAGTTTTCATAGTTACCGTCCCTTTTTGTTTTATCCCGCTTTGTTTAATTCATAATCAGTAGGGATGAAAAATCTCCCACTGATTAAAGTTTCGTTTTGTCCCGTTATCGTTAATTTCCACAATGAAGTTAACGATGATTGTAGTGAAGGGAAGTTATAGCTAGTTTCATAGATTTTAAAAAAAGCGGGTTTTTAATAGTGAAAATCATTTGTTAATATTCATAATATTAAGTTAACATATAGATAACCTTTAAATCAATGTAGTAATAAAGAATTCAGAGGGTGGAGAATGCAAAATGGTTATATTAGGAGCAGTAGTAAATGGAGTTTGTATTATTTTTGGTACTCTATTTGGTAAATTATTTAGTAATATTCCAGAAAGTATGAAAGGGACGATTATGCATGCAATTGGTTTAACGGTTGCTGTATTGGGACTTCAAATGGCATTGAAGAGTGAAAATTTTCTCGTTGTGATTTTAAGTTTAGTTATTGGTGCGGTAATGGGGGAATGGCTACAATTAGAAGAAAGGTTAACACATTTAGGAGATTGGCTAGAAAGTAAAGTTGGATCGAAAGGTAAAGGGAGTATATCAGAAGGTTTTGTAACAGCAACTCTTATTTTTGCAATTGGAGCAATGGGGATACTTGGTGCATTAGACAGTGGTATTAGAGGGAATCACGATGTTTTATTCACAAAAGCGATTATTGATGGATTCATTTCGATTATATTGACGACAACTCTTGGAATTGGAGTGGTATTTTCAGCAATTCCCGTTATTTTATATGAAGGTGCCATTGCAATTTTTGCAACACAAATTAATAGTTTTGTACCAAAAGAATTAATGAATCAATTTATAGTGGAAATGACAGCTACGGGCGGTATTATGATATTCGCCATTGGATTAAACTTACTTGGAGTTATTAAAATTAAAGTGGCGAATTTACTTCCAGGTATATTGGTGGTTGGAATAATTGTTTCAATTATTTATGGTTACGGTTTGTTAGTAAAGTAGTTGAGGATGGAGATACATATGGAGGAATTTCAATTTACAAAACGTGTTCATAAAATACTGGAGATTGCGGCAAAAGAGACTAAATATAATATAATTCAACCAGTTCATCTTTTTATCGGCATGTGTAAAGAAGGTACAGGAGTGTGCGCAGAGTTATATATGTATTTGTTTCGTAAAGTTGGCACGGATTTTTTAGAAGAACTTTCTTTACAAAAACAATATGAAATAGAGTACATAAAAATAGAACAATATAAATTAGCTAATAAAACGCTAGAAATTTTACAAATAGCGAAGAAACGTATGGAACGTTTTCAGCAAGTATTAATAAATGAAGGACATGTATTATATGCATTATTTCGTTTAGGTACAGTTAGTGAAAAAGTTATAAACAAAGAAATACAAAAAGATGTGTTACGTATTATAGCTGAACCAAGAGATTTAGCTGTTGATTTAAAATGCTTTGATCCTATTTATAATAAATTATCTTGTAATGTTAGGAGAGCTAGCTCTTCTGATTTTGAAAAGTTAGCACGTTTTGTTGAGGATGAGTTTGGTGAACGTTGGTTACATTCGATAGATTATGGATTTCTCACATATAAAGAAAAGTTACCTATTTATATTGCACAGCAGGGCGAAGCGATAGTAGGTTTCGCTTGTTATGATGTAGTGAGGGGAAAGAAAGGATTATTTGGTCCGATGGGGACAGCGAAACAAAATCGTGTGAAAGGTGTAGGGAAGGAATTGTTACATCATTGTTTATATAATATGAAGCAAGACGGATATGAATATGCAATTATTGGACAAGCAGGTCCGATTGAGTTTTATGAGAGAAATTGCAATGCTCGTTTAATACCGATAGAAGATAATTGACCAACTCCATATAGGGGAGTTGGTTTTATTATGAAAAAAATGTGGGATTTAAGTGGTTTTTGCTAGGGAATAGCGGCTTTTGTAATTAAACTTACGTCTAAATCAAATTACTAAACTTTTTACAAAAAAAGGTGTAGAATGGGTATCGAATGAAAGAAGGTGTGAAAATGGCCAGCTGGAAACGAAATTTAATGATTTGTTGGCTAGGTTGTTTTACCACTGCAGCCGGTATGAGTTTAGTAATTCCCTTTTTATCTTTTTATATTGAGGAATTAGGGGTGACCGGCACTTCTAGTATTGCACAGTGGTCGGGACTTGCATTTGGTGTAACGTTTTTAATGGGTGCGATTGTATCACCGATATGGGGAAAGCTCGGTGATATACATGGACGGAAATTGATGCTTATACGTGCTAGCCTTGGTATGGCGGTAATTATGACGCTTATGGGGTTTGTGACGGACGTGTATCAACTAGTCGCACTTCGGTTTTTAATGGGAGCGGTATCAGGTTTCCTTTCTACAGCGATGACATTTATTGCTGCAGAAACTCCGCAAGAACATTCAGGGTGGGCAATTTCTACAATCTCAACTGGGGGCGTGAGCGGTTCATTACTTGGGCCAATACTCGGAGGTTATTTGTCAGAATTAATAGGAATGCGCCATGTTTTTCTAGTTACAGGAGCTTTCTTATTTCTTTCCTTTCTTATCGTCTTTTTTTTCTTACATGAGGAGAAACATTCTGCTAAAGCAAAAAAGGCACAGCCGAAAAAAGTAGGGACGATGGTCCCTGCAAAACATTTAATAATAAGTCTATTTGTAGCAACGTTTATTATTCAGCTTGCAAATATGTCGATTCAACCTATTATTACATTGTACGTAAAGCATTTGACAGGACCAGGAACAGATCATATTGAAATGCTTGCAGGTGCAGTCATGTCTGCGACAGGATTAGCAGTTATTTTGGCAGCGCCTAAATTAGGAAGATTATCAGATCATATCGGTCCTCAAAAAACGTTAGTAGTAGCATTGTTTGCTGCAGGGATTCTCTTTATCCCGCAAGCATTTGTAACCGCGGCTTGGCAACTATTAATTCTTCGTTTTTTATTAGGTATTGCACAAGCAGGACTATTACCTTCCGTACAAACTCTACTAAAACAACATACTCCAACCCATGTAACGGGACGAATATTTGGATATAATCAATCGTTTCAGTTTTTAGGAAATATGATTGGGCCAGTACTTGGTGGACAAATTGCAGCTCATGCGGGATTCCAATATGTTTTCTTATCTACATCATCATTATTATTTATTGCATGTATTTGGGTGTATTTTCATAGTAAGAATGCAGAGGTATCAGAAAAACAACATTTGGAAGTTAGTTAATTAGGTGAATAAAAAAGGGTGAAGCAACTTAAACTGTACCCTATCGAATAGACACTTAAAAAAGTCTATTCGATAGGGTATTTCTTGTATAATAAGAAGAAAATTAGAATCGGAGAACATTCAGAATGACAAAAAAATTATTCACCACAAAGGAAACACAAAACCTATCGAAGAATCCATACGTAAAATCTGTAAGTGAGAAAGGCATTACCTACACAGATGAATTTAAACGTATCTTTATTGAAGAAAATGAAAAGGGAAAACCACCTCGTATTATTTTTGAAGAATGTGGATTTGATATAGACATCATCGGTCTACAACGTGCTGTGTCATCAGGAAATAGATGGCGTACTTCCTATAAGGAAAATGGTGTGTTTGGTTTAAGAGATACACGTAAGGAAAACTCGGGAAGAAAGCTAGAAAGAGAGCTTACATTAGAAGAGAAATATGCACGTTTGGAAGCGGAACGAAACTTATTAAAAGCTGAAAATGAGCTGTTAAAAAAGATCAAATTTATGGAAGGGAGGCTGGGAAAAAAATAACGTTACAACCTAGTCAAAAGTACCTATTAATTCGTTCTATTATTGAAAAATATAGCCTAAAAAATATGGTGAGATATTTGTGTAAAATTGCAGGTGTTTCGCGTTCTGGATACTATAATTATTTTTCCACCACTTCTCAAAGTAGGCGAGAAGAAAGAATACATCAAGATGAAGTGGTGAAGAAACTCATATTAAAGGCATTTCAATTTAAAAATCGAAAGAAAGGGGCGCGTCAAATCAAAATGACATTGGCGGGTCAATTTCAAGTTGTCTACAATTTGAAACGTATCCGTAGAATCATGAAAAAATATGGGATAATCTGTCCCATTCGTAAAGCGAATCCCTATAAAAGAATGTTGAAAGCGACGAAAGAACACTTCGTGGTACCGAATCAATTAAAGCGAGAATTCAGGCAAGGTACACCTGGAAAGGTACTTCTGACAGATATCACATACCTGTTTTATGGTAAGAATCAGAAAGGATATTTATCTACCATTCTAGACGGGTCCACAAATGAAATTTTGGCGTATCATGTTTCAGAACGACTTACACTAGATATCGCAACGACGACTCTTCACAAACTAAAGAAGAATAAGAGAGTGCGATTAACGGAAGGTGCCTATATTCATTCAGATCAAGGAGCTCATTACACAAGTCCTACTTATCAAAAATTAGTCAAAAAATTAAAGCTGGGACAATCTAT
Encoded here:
- a CDS encoding IS3 family transposase (programmed frameshift), yielding MTKKLFTTKETQNLSKNPYVKSVSEKGITYTDEFKRIFIEENEKGKPPRIIFEECGFDIDIIGLQRAVSSGNRWRTSYKENGVFGLRDTRKENSGRKLERELTLEEKYARLEAERNLLKAENELLKKIKFYGREAGKKITLQPSQKYLLIRSIIEKYSLKNMVRYLCKIAGVSRSGYYNYFSTTSQSRREERIHQDEVVKKLILKAFQFKNRKKGARQIKMTLAGQFQVVYNLKRIRRIMKKYGIICPIRKANPYKRMLKATKEHFVVPNQLKREFRQGTPGKVLLTDITYLFYGKNQKGYLSTILDGSTNEILAYHVSERLTLDIATTTLHKLKKNKRVRLTEGAYIHSDQGAHYTSPTYQKLVKKLKLGQSMSRRGNCWDNAPQESFFGHFKDEAHIKTCTSFPQLKQEIKDYMKYYNQHRYQWNLKKMTPVEYRNHLLDAA
- a CDS encoding GNAT family N-acetyltransferase, encoding MEEFQFTKRVHKILEIAAKETKYNIIQPVHLFIGMCKEGTGVCAELYMYLFRKVGTDFLEELSLQKQYEIEYIKIEQYKLANKTLEILQIAKKRMERFQQVLINEGHVLYALFRLGTVSEKVINKEIQKDVLRIIAEPRDLAVDLKCFDPIYNKLSCNVRRASSSDFEKLARFVEDEFGERWLHSIDYGFLTYKEKLPIYIAQQGEAIVGFACYDVVRGKKGLFGPMGTAKQNRVKGVGKELLHHCLYNMKQDGYEYAIIGQAGPIEFYERNCNARLIPIEDN
- a CDS encoding DUF554 domain-containing protein, translating into MVILGAVVNGVCIIFGTLFGKLFSNIPESMKGTIMHAIGLTVAVLGLQMALKSENFLVVILSLVIGAVMGEWLQLEERLTHLGDWLESKVGSKGKGSISEGFVTATLIFAIGAMGILGALDSGIRGNHDVLFTKAIIDGFISIILTTTLGIGVVFSAIPVILYEGAIAIFATQINSFVPKELMNQFIVEMTATGGIMIFAIGLNLLGVIKIKVANLLPGILVVGIIVSIIYGYGLLVK
- a CDS encoding multidrug efflux MFS transporter codes for the protein MASWKRNLMICWLGCFTTAAGMSLVIPFLSFYIEELGVTGTSSIAQWSGLAFGVTFLMGAIVSPIWGKLGDIHGRKLMLIRASLGMAVIMTLMGFVTDVYQLVALRFLMGAVSGFLSTAMTFIAAETPQEHSGWAISTISTGGVSGSLLGPILGGYLSELIGMRHVFLVTGAFLFLSFLIVFFFLHEEKHSAKAKKAQPKKVGTMVPAKHLIISLFVATFIIQLANMSIQPIITLYVKHLTGPGTDHIEMLAGAVMSATGLAVILAAPKLGRLSDHIGPQKTLVVALFAAGILFIPQAFVTAAWQLLILRFLLGIAQAGLLPSVQTLLKQHTPTHVTGRIFGYNQSFQFLGNMIGPVLGGQIAAHAGFQYVFLSTSSLLFIACIWVYFHSKNAEVSEKQHLEVS